A genome region from Hymenobacter tibetensis includes the following:
- a CDS encoding carboxylesterase family protein, with the protein MTLWALLLLVVATSATAAKPGPTGFLNRSLTVAGAVYRYQVYVPADFYAQKAKKWPIILFLHGAGERGSDGLAHTQVGLPANIRLHVERWPAVVVMPQCPAERYWTEPAMQTMALAALAEEQKNYNPDPARVYLTGLSMGGYGSWLMASQHPELFAAVVPICGGAYLPAHRAKQFPAQPPGLYETIARGIAGSAPVWAFHGASDSVVPVTETQQLVAALKTAGGSV; encoded by the coding sequence ATGACGTTATGGGCCTTGTTGCTGCTGGTAGTGGCCACAAGCGCTACTGCTGCCAAACCCGGCCCAACAGGTTTTCTGAACCGCAGCCTGACTGTGGCGGGTGCAGTTTATCGGTATCAGGTGTATGTGCCAGCCGATTTTTACGCCCAGAAAGCAAAGAAATGGCCGATTATCTTGTTTCTGCATGGTGCCGGCGAGCGGGGTTCCGATGGGCTGGCGCACACGCAGGTAGGCTTACCCGCCAACATTCGGCTGCACGTAGAGCGCTGGCCGGCTGTTGTAGTGATGCCGCAGTGCCCGGCAGAGCGCTACTGGACTGAGCCTGCCATGCAAACCATGGCCTTGGCTGCTCTGGCCGAAGAGCAAAAGAACTACAACCCGGACCCAGCGCGAGTGTATCTCACGGGGCTGTCGATGGGCGGTTACGGCAGCTGGCTGATGGCCTCGCAACACCCAGAACTGTTTGCAGCCGTGGTACCAATCTGTGGCGGCGCTTACTTGCCAGCACATAGAGCCAAACAGTTCCCAGCTCAACCGCCGGGGCTTTACGAAACCATTGCTCGGGGTATTGCGGGCAGCGCACCCGTCTGGGCCTTCCACGGCGCCAGCGATTCGGTGGTGCCCGTAACGGAAACGCAGCAATTAGTAGCCGCTTTAAAAACCGCTGGTGGCTCCGTATAA